A region of the Curvibacter sp. AEP1-3 genome:
AGCGGCATAGGACTTTTCGAGATAGTCAACGGTCAGGGGGAAAAAGTCCTGGCCGGGCTTGCCTTCGGTCTTGCCGACTACAGTGGCCAAAACCACGGTGCCGTCCATGTCCAGCAACACGGCGCCGGTGGATTGGCGAGCGATTTCGCCGGTTTCCATGGTCACGGTGTGCTGACCCCATTGGAAAGTCTTGGTAACTTTGTTGAAAATGCTCATGGTGAATCTCCTGTGAGTATCAAGTTGTTCGGGGGATGCAGGCCATCCCGCCACAGCCCGGATTCCACAACACAGTCCACGATGCCATTCCAGAAACACTGCCCTTTTCGGAGCAACGGCTTTGGAATGACACAGCTTCGTTCTGTTTTTGCAGTCTCCGAAGTAAAAAACGCCTGAGCTAGTGACCTAACTCAGGCGTTCGTCATTCAGTCAGTCGCTTACTTGCGCAGACCCAATTTCGCGATCAGGGCCACATAGCGGTCGTGGTCCTTGGAGTTCAAGTAGTCCAACAGCTTACGGCGACGGCTTACCATACGCAGCAAACCGCGACGACCGTGGTGGTCTTTGGCGTGGGTCTTGAAGTGAGGAGTCAGCTCGTTGATACGGGCTGTCAGCAGTGCAACTTGCACTTCTGGGCTACCGGTGTCACCGGCGGA
Encoded here:
- the rpsO gene encoding 30S ribosomal protein S15; protein product: MIASSIKAAVVKDNARSAGDTGSPEVQVALLTARINELTPHFKTHAKDHHGRRGLLRMVSRRRKLLDYLNSKDHDRYVALIAKLGLRK